The bacterium genome contains the following window.
AATTTCGACCGCATGAAGGATCCCAAGTTCCCCTCGGCTCGGCGCAGCGAAATCCTGCCCGTGACGGGCGTGACGGTCGTCGACGCGACGACCGTGAGGATCACCCTCGAGAAGCCGTACAGTCCGCTGCTGTACGTGCTCACGGACCGCGCCGGCATGATGGTCTCGCCCGCGCAGGCGCAGAAGGAAGGCACGAATTTCGCGCTCCACCCGGTGGGGACGGGGGCCTTCTCGTTCGTGGAGAAGATCCCGCAGGACCATATCACGCTGCAACGCAATCCGAACTACTGGGTGAAGGGCGAGCCCAAGGTCGACCGCATCATCTACCGCGCGTTTACGGACGACAACGCGCGCGTGGCCAATTTGAAATCGGGCGACGTCGACATCATCAACATCGTGCCGGCGCCGCAGATCAAGGCGCTCGCGGCGGATTCCGCCAGACCGGACGCCAAGTACAAGCTCATCGAGCACGGCGCGTTCTCATGGCAGGGCATCTGGCTCAACGTCACCAAGCCGCCGTTCGACAACAAGCTGCTGCGCCAGGCGTTCAACGCAACGATCGACCGGAACGCGATCGCGAACGTCGTGCTCCAGGGCGCCGTCTACCCGTCGTTCTCGTTCTTTCCGAACGGCACCCCGGCGTACGATCCCACCTGGAAGATCCCGCCGCGCAACATCGCGCTGGCCAAAGAGAAGCTGCAGGCGGCGGGCCATGCCGGCGGCTTCGAGTTCGCCGTGCTGTCGACACCGGGACAGGTGAACCAGTCGATCCTGCAGGCGATCCAGTCGATGGCGTCGGAGGTTGGGATTCAGATGAAAGTACAGCTGATCGAGTTCGGCCAACTGCTCGACGCAACGGACCACCTGCAGCACCAGGCCGCGCTGCTCGGCTGGAGCGGCCGGCCGGATCCGGACTTCGACGTTTATCCGTT
Protein-coding sequences here:
- a CDS encoding ABC transporter substrate-binding protein, producing the protein MMRRASALLLAAVLLAAGLGAASAQGGGSTLRVGLDSDPPNMDPHRSTAAVDRQVFQNLYDKLVDTDPNLTIVPDLATSWTISPDGKTVTFKLRPGVKFHDGTPFNAEAVKYNFDRMKDPKFPSARRSEILPVTGVTVVDATTVRITLEKPYSPLLYVLTDRAGMMVSPAQAQKEGTNFALHPVGTGAFSFVEKIPQDHITLQRNPNYWVKGEPKVDRIIYRAFTDDNARVANLKSGDVDIINIVPAPQIKALAADSARPDAKYKLIEHGAFSWQGIWLNVTKPPFDNKLLRQAFNATIDRNAIANVVLQGAVYPSFSFFPNGTPAYDPTWKIPPRNIALAKEKLQAAGHAGGFEFAVLSTPGQVNQSILQAIQSMASEVGIQMKVQLIEFGQLLDATDHLQHQAALLGWSGRPDPDFDVYPFVTPSGLGSFNDAGYQNPKVTELLDAARLLNDMNQRRRAYGEATKILADDMPYVWLYFPKEYKLVSVRVKGFVDEPDGMMRFQAVSVAR